The candidate division WOR-3 bacterium sequence AAGATAAGAGTTACCAACACCAGTGACCCCAACTCCTATGATATCAGCGATAGCAATTTTACCGTCACCACCACCTTACCCCCAGACACAATCAAGATAACCTCCCCGAAAAACGGTGATCAGTGGATAGTGGGCAGGCATTACTACATCACCTGGACAACTCTTGGCTCAATCACCAATGTCAAGATTGAGTATTCCACGGATGGTGGCTCAACCTGGAGCCTGATTACCGCCAGCACCAGCAACGACGGGCAGTATGAATGGACCATCCCCAATACACCCAGCACCAACTGCAAGGTGAAGATCAGCAATGCGGCAAATCCTAATGTTTATGGGGAAAGTGAAATTTTTGCGATAAATAAACAGACCATCACCGTGACCTCCCCGGTAGCAGGCATCAGCTGGATAGGAGGAAGGCGGTATTATATTTCCTGGAACTGGACCGGTGCTTTCAATGAAGTTAAAATTGAGTATTCCACCGATGGTGGTTCAACCTGGAGCCTGGTTGCGGCTACCGCGGATAATGACGGGCAGTATGAATGGACCATCCCCAATACCCCCAGCACCAACTGCAAGGTGAAGATAAGCAATGTTGCCAATCCTGCTGCCTATGATGAAAGTGACATATTTACTATTGCGCCGCAGCAGATAACTGTAACTTCTCCAAGGGCAGGTGATATTTGGATAGTGGATAGGCACTATTATATCACTTGGAACTGGACCGGTGTTTTTAGTGAGGCGAAGATTGAGTATTCCACGGATGGTGGCTCAACCTGGAGCCTGATTGCCACCAGTGCCAATAATAACGGCTACTATCAATGGACCATCCCCAATACCCCCAGCACCAACTGCAAGGTGAAGATAAGCAACCCTGCCAATTCAGCTGCCTACGACGAGAGTGATGTATTTGAAATCAGGCAGCCAGGCGCAATAACAGAGGGGGCATTCAATTCTCCTCCATTTCAACCTATTGCCTCAATCCAGCCAAATCCGGTTAAATCCCGTGTCAATATTAGATTTTATCTCCCACAAGAAACAAATGTTGACTTGAAGGTCTTGAACAGTACTGGTGAGGTTGTCAAGGTACTAATAAACGGCAGGCATGCACCTGGCTTTTACCGTGTTACCTGGAATATTGATGAAGGTCTAACGCCCACTCCTGATGGTATCTATTTCTGCTATTTCCGTGCAGGTGATTTCCTTGTTAAGGAGAAACTGACAGTGATCCATTAGCCCCGGTAAGAATGGAGAATATGCAGCGGGCGTGCTGAGCACGCCCGCTGCATATTTTGTTGTGCTCCCGTAACACATTTAAGGTTGTCTTAGCGATTGTAATCCCTCTGGGTTTGTTAACCACCACTCTCTAAAAGCAATCACCTTGAATACCCCACGCCACCCCAAAAACCGAGAAAAGACATTGGGAGCGTAGTGAAATAACCAAGGGCACTGGTGTTTTCCGCAGCATCTCGGATGAGGCGTACACGCTGAATCTCTGAATCTTGCAGACAATTTTCCGAAAAGCGGTCATCCAGAAAGAAAGCTCACTAATCTTTGCCATTTCGGTTCTAAAAAATAGATCTGCAACAGAGACATTTACACTATATAGAACGAACCGAACCTCTTAATGCTGAACTGTAATTTTTTGCCTTGCCTGATTTCCTCCTGCCTTTATTTCAAGGAGATATACCCCGGCAGGTATTTTTGTGCAGTCAAACCAGAGTTCAGTGCTGTTGCCCTTGCTGGTAATTTTAACCGGGCATTCCCGCACCCGTCCGCTTACATCAAATAAGCGCAACCGAATCGGTTCTGACTCATGCAAAGTTAATCGCATTCGTGCCTGACCCAGAACCGGATTCGGACTCAGCCTCAGGGCAAATTCCGGCTTGGGCAATAATTCTCCAACCGCTCCCGGCTGTCCCGCACCCTTGCGAATGTAATAAACCGACTTTGTGCCCGATGCCACCTGGTCCCAGACAACATGAACCGTATCAGCAAAGAACCCGATTGCCGGCATTTCATCCATCTCGTTATCCCCGTTATAACAAAGCCGGTAGGTATTACCCCAGTTCAAACCGGCATTGGTGCTACGTTTGTAATATACCTCGCACGACCAGTACTTGTCCCGGTCACCCCACCACACCAGATTAACCCGGTTGTTACCGGCGGCGATACGCGGGTTACGATAGGTGTAGTTCTCACCCACATTGGCAATATGCTGATGCTTTCCCCAGTTTGCACCACCATCAGTGCTTTTGCGTAATGCAATCTCTTCAGAGATTCCATCACTGTCCCTTTCCTCATCCCAGACCACATAAACATTGTTACCATCAGCCGCCACATCCGGATTGAGAAAGCAGGTGTAGTTCGTATCAAGCGCTCTTAACGGCTCCCAGGAAGTCCCATTATACCGCCTCACCACAACCTGATATGAGCCAGCCGAGGAGAGATGACCGGCAACAAAAACCCTATTGTTGCTCGCCGCTATCGCCTGACCGCTGACACCGGTGGTAATTGTATCCCAGTTTGCCCCTCCATTGGTGCTGCGCCGGTACCCACAGTTCCAGACCAGATGTATCGTGTCTGAGGCAAAACAGACATCTGCCCGATAGGACTCCATTGTTGAATCGCTTACCAAGAGATCATTGCCCCAGTTCTGCCCATTGTCAGTGCTTTGCTTGAAATAAACACCATAATAACCCCCTCTTGAATCATGAAAAACGAGAGCAACCCTGTTACCCAGAACCGCCACTCTTGGATGCCAGTCGCTCAGACTTCCTTGATAAGAAGAGAGCAAGCGCGGCCGTTCCCAGTTTCTACCGCCATTAGTGCTCCTTAGATAATAAAGCCCCCGCTCCCTGCCACCACCGCCTTTGTCCGAATAGACCAAATGGACATTTTCACCAGCCACTGCAATATCCGGTTCAAAACAGGCTTCATAACCAGACACAAGGAGTGTCTCTGCGATCCAGCCGGGCAGAAACTCCACCTCTTGCAGCGCCTGATAAGCATTAATCCTGCCATGACCGAAATAGACATCAAAACCTGGCGCACCCAAATCCTCCGCAGTTCTTTGAATGATGTCTTTTAGTTCACTCGGACTCAAATCCGGGTTGCGGCTCAAAAGCAGCGCTGCAGTGCCACTGACATGGGGCGCTGCCATTGAAGTCCCCCACCACCAGTCATAACCGTTGTTACGCACCGTTGAATAAATGTTATTACCCGGTGCGGCCACATCGATCCAGGAGCCCCACATACTGTACATCCAGGAGCCGTTGTGGTTCTTAACCATGCGCTCATCATCATTGGCGGTCGCACCGACCGCAATCACATTGGCAAACCCTGCCGGGTAGAACTTAGTGCTGTCGTCATTAAGCGTGTCGTTGCCCATCGCCGCTACTGGCAAAACGCCCGAGTTCCAAGCATAGTTGACCGCTGCTTCAAGAGTGGGGGAATATTGGGTTCCGCCGAGACTCATATTGAGAATCCGGGCACCATTGTTCACCGCATAGTAAATGCCCTTACACAAATGTGAATACCAGAACCTTCCCTGCGCATTAATCACCTTCACCGCCATTACTTGTCCATACCAGCAGGTCCCGGCACCCCCGGTGTTATTGTTCGTATGGGCGGCAATTGTGCCGGTGGTGTGCGTGCCATGACCGTTATTGTCATCAACATTGTTGGTGCCGTTGGGATGTGCCTGGGTGCTGTCCTCAAAATTCCAGCCCAAGGTGTCGTCAATATAGCCGTTGCTGTCGTCATCAACATTATTGGCAGGAATCTCAGCCCAGTTGTGCCAGAGAACACCCGCCTGATAATTTGTCACAAACTCCTCGTGGTCAATGTCTGCGCCGCTGTCAAGGTTACCGATGATTATGTCCCGGCTTCCCCGTTCAATGTCCCAGGCGAGTTCAGCATCAATGTCACAGCCGGGCGTTCCAGGGTCACCCCTCCCACCCACCAGTTGCCCTATGTTCTTGAATCCCCATTGCTCTCCATAGTTCGGGTCATTGGGCGCGGGCGCCAATGCCCGCCCACAGAAGTCTGGTTCGGCATACTCAACCACATCCAGAGAGGCGTATTGCCCCACTGCGCTCTGGATGTCAATTGGCTGCTCAGCGCTCAAAAGATACACCCTGTTAAGTCCCATCTCTTTTGCAAGTTGATTGACCGGTTCGGGAAAGACTGCCGAGATGCCGGTAATACCCCAGTCTGCATTCAGCCGGTCAATTTCACCAATACCGGTGCGAACTATACCACCAAAAACCGATGCCTGAATCTCGCTTCGGAATTTGACGACGAAGCGATTGGGAGCGAAATCTGCTTCCCAATTTGCCCGTGCCAGCAAAATTGTTACCAGCATCAGGATCAGGCTTTTTTTGCTCACATTAACCTCCTTTAGTTGCCCAAGGCAACTATTTTATCATGGAACGATAATGATAACACCCTCTCCTCAATTGCTTTAATTGTATAACCAGAATTTAATCATGTCAAATCCCATAAAGGTCAACTGCCAGGCTTGCCATCAGATTTTTTAATCATTATCATTCGGTGTGGATACTGCAGTTACAGTCAAAAGCCTTGTGCGCAACTATGGCTCCTTGACCGCTGTCGATAACATCTCCTTTAACATTCATCCTGATGAAATATTTGCGCTGATTGGTCCGAATGGCTCGGGCAAAACCACTACCCTGCGCGTCATCGCCACACTTTTGAAACCCTCGGCTGGCTCGGTAAGCGTTTTCGGTTTGGATGTGGTCAAACAGGAAGCAGCAGTGCGCAAGGTCATCAGTTATCTGCCCGAGGAGGCAGGGGCATATCGCAACCTTTCCGGTCTTGATTATCTCCGTTTTATGGCCACATTTTATACCAAAGACACGGCTGAGCGGGACCGGCTGGTTGAAAGGGGAAAGGAGCTTGCCGACCTCGGCAGAAGAATCAATGATAAAGTCAGCACCTATTCCAAAGGTATGGTCCGGAAACTCCTCCTTGCCCGAGCCCTGATGACCGAGCCGAAACTGGCAATTCTCGATGAGCCAACATCAGGACTGGATGTGGAAAACTCAACCGAAATCCGTCAGCGGATAAAGGATTTTGCCCGCAAAGGTACAACTGTGCTTTTATCGTCGCACAATATGCTCGAGGTTGAGTTTCTCTCTCACCGGGTGGCAATAATAAGGCAGGGTAGAATTATCGCTCTCGGCACCCCAGCCGAACTGAAATCCCAATACACCAGCCCTAATCTTGAAGAGGTATTTCTCAAGGTGGCAAGATGAGGATATTGGGAACGATAATCCTTAAGGAGATGCGCGAACTCTTAACCCGCAAGATGCTTCTGCCCTTTTTTGCTATAATGGTGCTATTTCTCTTTATTGGCAGGGCAATCCGGGGCGAAAGAAAAAAGGCTTCGGCACCGCAACGCGCATTGGTGCTGGTTCAAGAGGAGTCGGAAATCGGTGATACCATCATCAGCCGGCTGCAGCAAAGCGGACTTTTAATCACCAATATCAGTGAACCCAAGGAACAGGCAATCACCAGGGCACAAAAGGAGAATTTCCCCTTGCTCATTGTTCTGCCCGAAAGTATTGACGAGCGGCTTAAAAGATTTGAGCCAGCGACAATAGAAACCTATACGGTAATCAAAGGGTTTTCCTTTGCCCAGACGATGCGTGGAGTAAAAATCAAATCCGCACTCGGTCAGATTAACTCTTGGCTGGCGCAGCGTCATCTGCAAACTTTGGCACCGGAATTTAATCCGGAAAATATCGAGAACCCGCTGAAAACAAGCGAATATGTAGTGTTGAAGGGTAGATTGGCGCCAGGCACTCCAGAACTGATTCAAGGGGTGGTGATAGCCCAAACATTTTTGATTCCGATTGTCCTTTTGATGGTGATCATCTACGCCAGCCAGATGATTGCCGCATCAATCGGACAGGAAAAGGAGAACAAGACCTTAGAGACACTTTTAACCGTGCCCATCAGTCGGGTATCAATCGTTCTGGGCAAGATGTTAGGTGCAGCAATTGCCGCGTTTGCCATCTCAGCCATCTTTATGGGTGCGATGGCATATTATACAACCGCATTCTCCGAACGTCCGCAGCAGATGCCGATTGACACCAATATCGCATCAACCTTAGATTTAAATCTGACTCCCGAGGGGATGATTTTAATCGGCATCACCCTTTTCCTTGCCATCCTCGCCGCGCTCGCACTTGCTACCCTCCTCGCGGTTTTCTCTGAGGACGCCAAAAGCGCGCAGGCGGCAATTGCCCCCTTGATGATTTTGTGCCTGGTGCCTTACTTCTTTACAATGTTCTTTGATATTCAAACCCTCTCGTTACCCCTAAAAATCTTTGTCTTAGCCATCCCCTTTTCCTATCCCTTCCTTGTGCCGCAAGCATTAATCTTCGGCAATTATCCCCTGATTATCTTCGGGCTCGTTTATATAACCCTCTTTGCTGCCTTGACCGTATTCATCGCCGCCCGGCTCTTTCACAGTGATCTGGTCCTCACTGCTAAACTCCGTTTCTGGCGCGGTCGTTAACAACACTTACAACTGTAGACGCAACAGTGGAAATTCATCTATATCACGCAGAATCGCAAATCCGTGCTTTTGCCAGAATTCAACCGGTCCTGAAGGGCTATCTGCCCTTCCTTTCCGAGCAAAGGTTTCTAAGGCTTTGATGTTCCTTGCCCTTGCTTCGCTGATAATACTTTTAACCATCAAACTGCCCAGTCCTTGATGTTGATAGATTTTCTCCGGAATAAAGAGGCAAGAAATCAACACCGCATCATCACTTGGCGGTCCGGACTGATACCTCACCGCATTGGGTAAGAACCTTGCTGGTGCAAACTCAGCAAAACCCACAGCCTTGTAGTCAACATAGATTAACTTGCCGCAGTCACCAAACTCCCGCCTCACCCAGCGCACCCATAACCGCTTCCGTTCCAACCGTTCCTCTTTAACCTCTGACAGAGGGTCTGTACATTCCTCAGGAAATTCCCAATACAGACAAAATTTACAACTATAAGGATGGCTTTGCCACTCAGGTGCATCTATCAGGTTTTTCTCGGTGAGGTTGACAATTTCAATCACCGCATCTCTGCCCACTGACGGTCAATCCAGGTTTTGATGCCCTTGTCTCTGATCTCAATCAGGTTCTCGATACAGTGAAACTTTATTACACCCGGGTTTTCCTTTAACAGTTTACATGGAAACTGGGAACATTCCCTGCACAGATAAAACCCTTTTTTGTAACAGCACTGGCGAATAGAGCACCTGTCATTTTCTGCAATTTCCGCCTTGCATCCCGAACAGATTCCGGCACCGGCAAGCATCTTCAGCCCCTTTTTCAGTTCATTCCGATTAACCTTATTTTCCAAAAGTTTTCCAAAACCGTGCTCCTCCAGCAAACCAAGCGCCGAACTAAATACTTGCCTGATTTTGCCGGTATACCAGTTACAGGTGCGGCAATATGAGCCGCAGAAAGACACATACCACCTTTTCTCCTCATCGTAATTCATCGCCCCCTCCTTTTACCTTTCCTTGTTCAAACCTCTATCGCGGCTCACGGAAAACAACTACCTTTTCGATCCGCCTGCACCCTGTGTTATTCGTTTCAATCAAATAAATGCCACTCCCAATCCTGGAGCCTATTTTACCGGTTAACTGCCCAAGGGAATTGTAAACATTTGCCCCATCTAAAAATTTGGGCATCTCCCTTTGGATTCGCAAGAGTTTGTTATGCCATTTTGGTCTTCCCTCGGAAATCCCAATCCCTGCTATCCAGCCGTAAAGATAATAAACATCAATGTTGCCCGAACTTTCATCCTGATAAACGATATGGAGCCCATAACCAGAATCACAGACAAGTGCCGGTCGGTCAATATTACCGTTGTCAATTTCTGTCAACTGCTCAGGCAGACTCCAGTTGCCATACTTGTCTCTGAAGGAGTAGCACAACTGAAAGTTATCAGGCGATGCCTGGGTTTTACCACGCCAGACAATATGGCATTCGTTCTCCTCGCGACAGGATGCTGAAGGTGTCCCCTGTTGATAACTTACTCCGCGGCTGACCATAAAGATTTGACTCCAGCCATTAGGAGTGCGTAAACGGTGATATATTTGCCGGTACATCTGACCGGTAACCGTCCCCTCCCAGACAACATGCCAGTTTCCATTTGCACTAACAGCAACACATGGAGAATACTGTGCTAAATCACCCGGAAATTCAGACACCTGTTCCACATTCTGCCAGACGCCATCAATTCTGCGACGGCAGAAAACCTGATTGCGCTGACTGCCAAAATCCTGACCCAGCCAAACTACGGCTAGGTTGTTGTTAGAGTCAACCGCAACCGCGGCGGCTTCATGTGGACAGATAGCCGAACTCACCTGCTCATAAGGAAGCCAGCCGGAAGTGGGGCGATACTCCTTGTGAAAAACCTGATAAAGCCCGCCGGTATCTGGGTTGCCAAACCAGACAATATGGACAGCATTGCCCCCAAGTTGAGTCGCAATTATCGGGTTCTTGCGTAGATAAGGCAAAACTGCCGGCACTAATAGAGTGTCGCCAAGCCATCTTCCCTGACTTTTATCCCATTTCTTATACCATATCCCCGCATACTGCCCGCCCTCGATATGCCAAGCGAGATGGACATTCCCACTCTGGTCACAGGCAGCTGAAGGTGGATTTGCCTGAGCAGAAATCCGGGTCAACTGCGATTCCGGCAGCCATATCCGGTTTACCCGGTCAAATTTACGTAGCCAGATTTGGTAAGGTGTTGAGCGCTGATCCTGCCAGAACACCCAGACATTCCCATCAGGGTCAACTGCGATGCTTTTCTGATAACTCAACCCTAAAACTTGAGTTCGGTTATTATCGGTCAACCTGATAATACTATCCCATTCAGTGGCAGAGCCTATCATCACAATTATCAACAATAGTAGAACATTATTCATTTTTGCCATCTATAACAGATTGACCTGTTTTCCTTTCTCTGTCAAATAATTCACTCACATTATCAATGGTTTATTGCTAAGTTTCTTTGCATCCGCTGTGGATTTTCTTGACTGAAATCAGGCAGGAATTATGATTTTTTCTATGAAACAACGGTTGTTAATTTTTACCGGCATCGCTGCGGGACTGATTACGATATCCTGTTCAGATGCACCGCTGATTGTCCGCGAGGCGAACCGAGTGGTTCTAGTTGAACTTTTTTCCACCCCGCTGGATGAATGAGAGTACTGTGCGTCCGCGGCGCGGGCGCTTGACAGCCTGAAGTCTCTTTACGGAGATTCAATGGCTTTTGTAATTTACTACTCAGGCGAAACCCATCAGCAACTCGCATCGCGGGCAGGCAAAGCAAGGAGTGAATGGTATGGTGTTGGCCTTGAGGCACCGCTTGCCTTT is a genomic window containing:
- a CDS encoding ABC transporter ATP-binding protein yields the protein MDTAVTVKSLVRNYGSLTAVDNISFNIHPDEIFALIGPNGSGKTTTLRVIATLLKPSAGSVSVFGLDVVKQEAAVRKVISYLPEEAGAYRNLSGLDYLRFMATFYTKDTAERDRLVERGKELADLGRRINDKVSTYSKGMVRKLLLARALMTEPKLAILDEPTSGLDVENSTEIRQRIKDFARKGTTVLLSSHNMLEVEFLSHRVAIIRQGRIIALGTPAELKSQYTSPNLEEVFLKVAR
- a CDS encoding DUF3795 domain-containing protein, which translates into the protein MNYDEEKRWYVSFCGSYCRTCNWYTGKIRQVFSSALGLLEEHGFGKLLENKVNRNELKKGLKMLAGAGICSGCKAEIAENDRCSIRQCCYKKGFYLCRECSQFPCKLLKENPGVIKFHCIENLIEIRDKGIKTWIDRQWAEMR
- a CDS encoding S8 family serine peptidase, with the protein product MSKKSLILMLVTILLARANWEADFAPNRFVVKFRSEIQASVFGGIVRTGIGEIDRLNADWGITGISAVFPEPVNQLAKEMGLNRVYLLSAEQPIDIQSAVGQYASLDVVEYAEPDFCGRALAPAPNDPNYGEQWGFKNIGQLVGGRGDPGTPGCDIDAELAWDIERGSRDIIIGNLDSGADIDHEEFVTNYQAGVLWHNWAEIPANNVDDDSNGYIDDTLGWNFEDSTQAHPNGTNNVDDNNGHGTHTTGTIAAHTNNNTGGAGTCWYGQVMAVKVINAQGRFWYSHLCKGIYYAVNNGARILNMSLGGTQYSPTLEAAVNYAWNSGVLPVAAMGNDTLNDDSTKFYPAGFANVIAVGATANDDERMVKNHNGSWMYSMWGSWIDVAAPGNNIYSTVRNNGYDWWWGTSMAAPHVSGTAALLLSRNPDLSPSELKDIIQRTAEDLGAPGFDVYFGHGRINAYQALQEVEFLPGWIAETLLVSGYEACFEPDIAVAGENVHLVYSDKGGGGRERGLYYLRSTNGGRNWERPRLLSSYQGSLSDWHPRVAVLGNRVALVFHDSRGGYYGVYFKQSTDNGQNWGNDLLVSDSTMESYRADVCFASDTIHLVWNCGYRRSTNGGANWDTITTGVSGQAIAASNNRVFVAGHLSSAGSYQVVVRRYNGTSWEPLRALDTNYTCFLNPDVAADGNNVYVVWDEERDSDGISEEIALRKSTDGGANWGKHQHIANVGENYTYRNPRIAAGNNRVNLVWWGDRDKYWSCEVYYKRSTNAGLNWGNTYRLCYNGDNEMDEMPAIGFFADTVHVVWDQVASGTKSVYYIRKGAGQPGAVGELLPKPEFALRLSPNPVLGQARMRLTLHESEPIRLRLFDVSGRVRECPVKITSKGNSTELWFDCTKIPAGVYLLEIKAGGNQARQKITVQH
- a CDS encoding ABC transporter permease, with the protein product MRILGTIILKEMRELLTRKMLLPFFAIMVLFLFIGRAIRGERKKASAPQRALVLVQEESEIGDTIISRLQQSGLLITNISEPKEQAITRAQKENFPLLIVLPESIDERLKRFEPATIETYTVIKGFSFAQTMRGVKIKSALGQINSWLAQRHLQTLAPEFNPENIENPLKTSEYVVLKGRLAPGTPELIQGVVIAQTFLIPIVLLMVIIYASQMIAASIGQEKENKTLETLLTVPISRVSIVLGKMLGAAIAAFAISAIFMGAMAYYTTAFSERPQQMPIDTNIASTLDLNLTPEGMILIGITLFLAILAALALATLLAVFSEDAKSAQAAIAPLMILCLVPYFFTMFFDIQTLSLPLKIFVLAIPFSYPFLVPQALIFGNYPLIIFGLVYITLFAALTVFIAARLFHSDLVLTAKLRFWRGR
- a CDS encoding GNAT family N-acetyltransferase, which codes for MIEIVNLTEKNLIDAPEWQSHPYSCKFCLYWEFPEECTDPLSEVKEERLERKRLWVRWVRREFGDCGKLIYVDYKAVGFAEFAPARFLPNAVRYQSGPPSDDAVLISCLFIPEKIYQHQGLGSLMVKSIISEARARNIKALETFARKGRADSPSGPVEFWQKHGFAILRDIDEFPLLRLQL